AACCAACACCGGCGTCTGGGTGAGCAATACGGACACGGGCACAGATCCGACCAACCCCGACACCGACGGTGATGGCCTGCCCGACGGTGTGGAAACCAACACCGGCATCTTCGTCAACGAATCCAACACAGGTACGAATCCGCTCAGGATTGACACCGACGGCGACGGGTGGGACGACGGCGCCGAGGTTCGGTCGGGCTCGGATCCCACCAACCCGCGAAGCATCCCCACTCCGCCGCCCGTGATCGATCTGAACGCCACCGGCCTGCCCCTGGGGCCACTGGCCGCCTGGCCCAACCGCGGCAGCATCAGCGGCGATTTCTTCGCACTGGTCGACGTACCCGAGGTCATCACCGTGGACGGAGTCCGCGGCGTAGCCTTCCGTGGCGGAACCGCCGGACTCGAAGGAACCTCCTACTACGGCCCCAACGTGCCCGAGCGCATGACCGGGAACGCTTCCCGGACCATCGAGGCATGGGTTTGGGACCCGGCTCCGCAGGATGAAAAGACGGTCTTTTCCTGGGGCCGCCGCGGCGGGCCCGACGGCTCCAACTGCACCTTCGGCCACGGCGTACACCCGGTTTGGGGTTGCCTGGGCGGATGGGGCTGGGCCGACCTCGGCTATAGCAACACGCTCACCTTCCAGCGGTGGGTCCACATCGTCTACACCTACGATGGCGCAACCCGGACCGCGCGCGCCTACTACAACGGTCAGCTCAGCAGTCAGGAAGTGTACACCACCCCGCT
This genomic stretch from Limisphaera ngatamarikiensis harbors:
- a CDS encoding LamG domain-containing protein is translated as WERRYGLNVGVNDADADPDGDGLSNAVEYQRGTNPTNPDTDGDGLPDGVETNTGVWVSNTDTGTDPTNPDTDGDGLPDGVETNTGIFVNESNTGTNPLRIDTDGDGWDDGAEVRSGSDPTNPRSIPTPPPVIDLNATGLPLGPLAAWPNRGSISGDFFALVDVPEVITVDGVRGVAFRGGTAGLEGTSYYGPNVPERMTGNASRTIEAWVWDPAPQDEKTVFSWGRRGGPDGSNCTFGHGVHPVWGCLGGWGWADLGYSNTLTFQRWVHIVYTYDGATRTARAYYNGQLSSQEVYTTPLNTWAVDASGFPIPFRVARQTDANGNPSNAGVGTNVIAKIRVHDVALTPDQVQAQFEAERAQFGLSDVDNDGLPDWWERRYGLNVGVNDADADPDGDGL